The Nitrospirota bacterium DNA window AGAGTATCCTTGCCTGTAGGGGTATTTCTTCTCCCTTGAGTCCATCTGGATAGCCTTTGCCATCAAACCTCTCGTGATGCCCCCTTATCCATGGTATTATGTGCCTTAACTCTCAAAAATGGGACGGTTCTATTTTCTTGACAGTGACAGTAAAGATAAAAGATGATAGATTTATCGTATGCCGAGGACAGCAAGCATAACACCAAAGGAATATGTATATCACATTCTAACAAAGGGGAATAGCCGAGGAGAAAATAGAACCGTCCCATTTTTGGTTCCGAGAATCTCTTTATGAGTTCCGACTGCTGTTATAAAAAGTCTTTTCCCCTCTCTGTAATATGTTGCCCTGTAATTCATCGTTATGCTGAAAGCCCACTCATCTGTTCCAGCAAGTTTTTCATTTCGGAGGCTTGGATAAGAAGGGTTCTGAAGAAGTCTTTCAACCTGCTCCCAGAACTTCAATCGGATCTCTCGTGGAAGATTGTTAAGCGATTTAATTACACTTTCAGGGATTACAAGTTCAGTCCCCAAACAACTTCCTCGCTTCTTTGACAGATTTAAATCTCCTGTATTTCCCTTCTCTTAATTCTCTCCTTGCCCGATTCACCTGCTCCTGCCATTCTTTAGTCCAGTACCAGGATTGTTCCCTCGGAATTTCGATTACAGGACGAATGACTATCTCATTTCCCCTCGCTATTACCTCTACCTTTTCGCCAACCTTTAATGGTATAGCCTCTCTAACTTTTTCAGGGATGGTCACCTGAAATTTTTCCTTAACCTTCACCGTTGTTGGCATCTCAAACCTCCAGATCAATTAAAGTATAACTTTATTGAAAGTAATACTACAATTTAATAAATTTGTCAAGTTATCCATTTATAGAGTGCCTCTGCTAAATGTTTCATCTTTTCATCGGATAATGATACCTCACCTGATAGTATCGCCATCAGTGAATTAGCTGACTGAACCATATCCCTGTATCCAGCAATCTTCTCAGGGGTTGTTATGGTTTTATCCTTAAGTGCCTCATAGACAGGACACCATTTAAGGCATTCTCCACACCTGACGCATGCATCAAGCTCAACGAGTTGTATTTTTGAAAGATCCTCTGTGATTTTATTTTTTGATGTCTTCATCTATCATCTCCTCTGAGCTGCAGCCCATGTGGTAATCTGTGATGCAAATATATGAAACCCTTTTGAATAAGGGCATAACTCTTTTTGCAAAGAGACACTCCCTTGAAAATGTATACCTTATTACAAAATAGATAATCCCCCAGAAACCCTTTTCACGGATAGGGTCTGATGGATCATCAGTCCCCTTTGTCCATATAGAGACCCTTCTCCAGAAACTAAGTAAAAAAAGGACAATTGTTGTGACTGCAATAACATAGAATATCGTCTTTAACTCCGAACCTATACCCCAGAAGACCTCTCTGAATATCTCATTTTCCAAAGTTTAATTTCACCTCCTTCGGGACTGCAATACCGAGTTCTACCTCTATTGCCTTTATTATAGCCATCGGGACAGGACAACCTGTATGTTTTACCCTTTTTGATGCAGAGATATATATAGGTGAATCACTAATATTCTTTAAGAGTTTCTTCCAGTTAGAGTCTTTAATATCATCCTCCATCAATTTCACCCTTTCACAATCCGTATCTAACATTATATTGAGATGGGTTTTATCAAGTCTTTCTACAGTAATACCCACAGTGTAACCACAGCTACCAGCATCGAGATCTGCCTTTGTCATATGAAAAACCCCTTTTGAGCGATATATGAAATCTTTGGGTTTACCAGACTCTGCGAAGCGAAATGTCCGCAACTTCGATTGTCTGAGCCCGAAGGGCGAGTTTTCGAAGTTGCAATGGAGCGAGCAGTAGTCTGGTAAAAGATTTCATCAAAAAAGCGAAAAAGTGGTTTTTCAATACCTTTATGCACTAATCTCCACATCTCTTTTTAATACCTTTTCAAGGTGCGGGAATGCATCCTTCATATGTGGAAAATGCATCGCCTCCACAAACTCCTTCTGGAAGTTCGGGTCAACCGCTATCTCAACGAAGTTGACTTCCCTTGCCTTCTTGTCTGCTTCGTTACGCTTATCTACATTGAGAAGCGCTATGCGTGCACCATCACCTGCAGCATTTCCTATAGCATAGACGCTGTCAATATCACAATCAGGAAACATCCCCATGATCATTGCAGATTCTTTATTGATATAACTACCAAATGCCCCGGCAAGTATCACTTTATCAATCTTCTTAATACCAAGTTTATGCATCAGTAGTTTAGCCCCCGCATAGAGTGCTGCCTTTGCAAGCTGTATAGCCCTTATATCAACGATGCTTACAGTAATATCTGTTCCGATCGAGGTTTCATCCGCCCACGCTATAACAAACTCAGGTTTACCTTCGCTGTCTTTTCTGAATCGTGGAGTATTCAAGTCCTGGTTGAAGTTTCCGCTTTTCGTAATAATACCTCTTCTAAACATCTCAGCAACTGCATCTATGATACCTGAGCCGCATATCCCTTTTGCATTTGCCTTCTCAAGGTGTGTGTGCCAGTCTGCCTTACCGATTACTTTAAACATTACCTCCTTCGTATCAGGATCAATCTTTACATGTTCAATCGCTCCTGGTGCTGCCCTCATTCCAAATTTGATCTGCGCCCCCTCAAATGCAGGCCCTGTTGCACATGAGGTAGAATATATTTTCTCTCTGTTTCCAAGTAGTAATTCACCGTTTGTCCCTATATCAATTATAAGTTCCATGCTGTCCTGATTATACGGTTCCTCAGCGATAAGGACACCTACATTATCAGCACCAACAAAACCAGCCTCTATTGGAAGGACATGGATATAGGAAGATTCATTTATCTTTATTCCCATATCCCTCGCCTTGATATTCAATGAAGTCTGCACTGCGGGTATAAAAGGGACTTTACCTATATGTTCAGGATTGAAACCAAGAAATATATGATGCATTGCGGTATTAAAGACGATTGTCATATCAATTACATCTTCATTTCTACATTTTTTACCTCCCTTATTACATTCAAGCGACTTTACCGCAGAGGTAATAATATGATTCAATCCGTCTATGATAGCCTTCTGCATCTCAGCAAGTCCATCAGGATTCATCATTGCATAGGTTATCCTTGACATCACATCTTCACCATATGGAACCTGGGGATTCATCATAGATTCTGTGCTTAAAACCTTTCCTGTTATGAGGTCGCAAAGATAACCTACAACAGTAGTTGTTCCGACATCCACTGCTATACCGTATGTATCTTCAATAAAACCAGGTTCTACCTTTATGATCTCCCTATCCATCCACACAGAGACGGTTATCTCCCATCTTCCGCCTCTAAGGGCATCCTGTAGTTGCACCAAAACAGGATAGTCTATGGCAGTTATATTCAGACCGTACCTCTCTTTCAATGCTGATATTACCCTCTCTGAGTCTCCGACCGTCAGGTCGTGAAGTGTTGGAGGTATAAGTTCTATGTGATATTTCTTCACAGCAGGCATTAATGCTATAGCCCTCTCTGTTGCTGTCTTTCTTACTACCTGTTTCCCTGCCCTGCTTTTCTCAGGGACATATATCTTCACATCACCATATGTCTCTGTTGCACAGGCTAAACGAACATTTGGACCATCCTCAGGCTTTATGAACTTTTTCTCGTTATCTGATAATAGGCTGAGGTGTGACATCCTTGAGTCTATGGCATCTTTTTCAAAATAGCCTTCATCTATCCTCACCTTACATTTTCCACATGTTTGCTTACCACCACAGACAGACTCAAGGTCAACACCGAGTTCCCTTGCTGCTTCAAGGAGAGTCTTACCTTCATCAATTATTCCCCTTCTTCCAGATGGCTGAAATATAACCTTATGTCCCATATTCTCTCCTGTAAACGATGCTGCTTGTATTTGTTGTCTTTTTTCTCTCTTCTGCGAGAAATTCGAGAATTTCCTTTCTTACTCTGTTAAGTTCGGGGCTTGTTCTATCCCGTGGTCGTGGTATATCTACCTTCAACGCTCTCCCTATTCCAGCAGGTCTTGAAGTCAAACATATAATTTCATCTCCAAGAAATACAGCCTCATCCACATTATGTGTAACAAATATCACTGTCTTTTTTGTCTTCTCCCATAGGTGGAGAAGCACTTCCTGCATATAATTTCTTGTCTGGCAGTCAAGCGAAACAAATGGCTCATCCATAAGCAAAACCTTTGGTTCAACCACTAATGCCATTGCCAGAACCACCTTCTGTTTCATACCACCCGAGATCTCTTTTGGATAAAATTCTCCGAAACCATCAAGTTCAACAAGTTCGAGCGATGCTATCGCCTTCTGTCTTCTTTCCTGTCTCTGAACACCTGCAACCTCAAGCCCGAACTCAACATTCCTGAGCACAGTCCTCCATGGAAGGAGTGCAGGTTCCTGGAAGATATGTCCGATTTCTCTTACTGGTGCTATTATCTCTCTATCACCAAGAATAACCTCTCCTTTAGTAGGTTTATCGAGGCCTGAAACTATTCTTAAAAGGGTTGTCTTACCACATCCGCTCGGACCGATTATACATATAAACTTACCCTCAGATACGGTGAATGATACGCCTTTTAAGACATCAATACTCTCACCTTCAGTGGTACTATTAAACGACTTCCAAATATCTTTTACCTTAAGTTCCATCCGTCCTTCTCACTGTTCACTATTCACTGTTCACTGTATTTTTTATTATCTCCACCTCAACACCCTGCCTTCTATCTTTCTTATTAGTAGATCCATACCGTATCCTATTAACCCAATAACAACCATGCCTGCTATAATCTGGTCAGGTCGCTGTATATCCCTTGCGGTCATAATCATATATCCAAGACCATATCCGCTCTTGATACCTGTAAACTCAGCAGCCACAAGTGTCATCCACCCAATCCCTACTGCAATCCTTATCCCTGTAATAATAGACGGCATAGCACCCGGAGTAAGCACCTTGAGAAAAAGATCACCCTTTTTAGCACCGAGTATCATTGATGATTCGATAAGCCTTATGTTAATAGATAACACCCCTGTTATGGTATTCAGAAGTATAGGGAAAAATGCACTAAGGAATATAATAAATGACGCAGATTTATCTCCGATACCAAACCAGAGTATCGCTATAGGGACCCATGCAAGTGGTGGTATTGGTCTTATCAACTCAACAAATGGACGGAGAATGTCCCTCACCAAGCCCCAGTAACCCATGAACATCCCGAGAGGTAAGGCTGTTATAAGTGCTATTGCTACTCCACTTAACACCCTTTTCAGACTACCGAGACAGTGCCCTGCAAGATTATAACCTGGTGGAAGACCTTTAATAAGAAGTTCTATGAGACCTCCGATTATACTTAAAGGAGAAGGCAATCTATTCTCTGGTATAACTCCATAAGAGGATACTACTTGCCAGATAATGATAGCTATAAAGACTGGAATATACTTGAATGATTTATAAATCTGACGCAAAGCCCTCCGTTCTCCCTAACATAAATGAACAATTATCAATGATGAATTATCAATTGCAAATTGTTAATTGTTATCTGATACTTGATATATTGCAAAACCCCTACCTAACCTCACTAATCGCCTTCATCTCCATATATACATCAATAAAAGTATCTATATTTAAAGGCTTTATGTATCCAAACTTAATAAGATACTTTATATATTCCTTTATATCCCCTTCATTTATAAAATAATGATACTTAATATTCTTCATCGCCTGCCGTATAGTTGCCTCATCCATCCCTGTAAATTTCATGCCAATCCTGACAGCCTCATCTAAATTCTTATTGATGTGTTCTGTTGCCCTGACATGAGCCTTAAGAAATGCCTTAATTACATCAGGGTTATCCCTGTAAAAGGTGCCCTCAACCGCAACAACACAGCAAGGATGGCCCTTCCATATCTTAGAGGACGGGATCAGAGTTCTTCCAATACCCATAGTTATAGCCTTTGATGGATGTGGTTCCCATGCTATAAAGGCATCTATCTGTTTTGTATCCAGTGCTGTAATCATCTCAGGAGGCTTTATCACGATTATATTTACTCTTTTAGGATCGATCCCTTCTCTTTCTAATGCTTTTCTTAATAGAAAGTCCTGAACAGTCGAATAACCAGGTATAGCAACAGTCTTTCCTTTAAGGTCTTTAACAGTCATTATTGTTGAATCCTTTCTGACAATTATAGCAGAACCTTCAGTGTTAGCCATTGCTACTGCCTTAACATCTGCAAATTTATTAGCCACACCAGTAATACTCGGTGCAACACCAAGGTATCCAACATCTATGCTCTTTGAAGCAAATGCACTCATCTCTTCTGGGCCAGCCTTGAATATACCTGCCACTTCAACTTCAATCCCTTCATCTCTGAAAAAACCTTTATCAATCGCCACCCACACAGCGAGGTGATGAAGGTCATTATGCAGATAACCGAGACGAACCTTTTTGGAAGATGCCATTGAAAACCCTGTATATAATATAACGAGTAAGATTGATAAAATTCCCAAAATTTTTCTCATAAGAACCTCTTCCTCCTTAATCCTTTAATCCTTATAACCCTTAACTTCTTCTCGCATCTTTCTCAAGGAACTAATCATGTTTACTGCATCCTTGAGTGCGTTTGTTGCATCCTTTGCATAGCCATCAGCACCCCATCTATCAGCAAGGTCCTTTGATAGCGGTGCACCACCAATCATTATCTTCACATTGGGATTCCTTGCCTTTATCTTATCAATTACCTTCTTCATTCCAACCATTGTGGTAGTCATCATGGCTGAAAGACAGACAAGGTCTGAATCTGTCCTTAATTGCTCTTCAACAAACTTATCAAGTGGAACATCCTTTCCAAGGTCATAAACCGTAAAGCCTGCGATATCAAACATCATCTTGACTATATTTTTCCCAATATCGTGCACATCTCCTTCAACCGTTCCAATCACTACCGAACCCTTTATACCTATATCTTTCTTATGAACATGTGGTTTGAGTATATCAAGACCTGCGTAAAGGGCATCTGCACACATCAAAACCTCTGGAACAAAGTATTCCTGGCTCTCAAATAGCTTACCAACCTCTTCCATTCCAACCACAAGACCATTAAAGATCGCCTCATAAGCATCTATACCATTGTCAAGTACCTCCTGCGCTGCCCCTTTTACCATATCTTCATCGAATTTCACCACGCCTTCAGCTAACCGTTTAAATAATTCTTGCTTTTTTGATTCTTCCACTGTCCCTCCTCCTCTCAGTCAACGCTGAACCTCCTTTGCTGTTCTGACTATCATTCTCATATTCTCTGCGGGTGCGGTAGGCCATATATCGCACCCAGGCCAGACTGCATCTACCCCACTCTTTATGGATGTGATAACAGATGCCTTTATATCATCTATACTTCCAGTAACAAGGACATTATAGGGATCAATATTACCAAAGACAAATGCATCTTTGCCAAGTCGCTCTCTCGTGAGCGTAATATCATTCTTCTGTTCAACACTTATGGCATCTGAACCGCATTCTACCATATATTCGACTATATCATTCGTCTTACCACAGATATGCAGCACAGATGGGTGTCCAATATTATCAAATATCCTTCTTAGATGAGGCTGTATCAGAGATTTGAATGTTCGAGGATTGAGCACATCTGATGTAGCACCCATTTCTCTAACAGTGATATAGTCTGCACCGGCATCCCTGAATATCCTCGCAACACCGATTGACACATCAGCAAGAGATTCAAGCATCTGGTTTACGAGTGCCTGTTTCTTGAAAGATAATTTAAGAAGGTCGTTTAACTCCATTATCTGCCCTGCGAGTGTGAATGGACCAAGGACATAAGAGCCAATAGCTATTTCACTACCAAGTTCAGCCTTAAGTTGTTTTATGGCACTTACCACAACAGGTATCCTGCCTTTATCGTTGAGACTATCGGGAACTACGATTTTTGTCATGTCCTCTTCGTTGCTTATTATCTTCTTTTTTATTGTGGGATAAAGTATATCCTCTGAATGTGGATAGACATTTATCTCGCACCCTAATACCTCTGCCTCAACACAGAGGTCAAATGGAACAACTGCACATTCAAAACCATAGAGTTTATATGTTGTAGCGGCTGCCTTTGCCATCGCATCTGCGTCACCGTGTAATGCTGCAAAGCGAAGGTTATACATACTCAGTCCTGCAACCGTAATATTCCCCATTCCGCTGAAACAGGGAACAGGCTCTATTCTCTCACCATCAAGCAATCTCATCACTCTTTCTCTCGGACCTAAAGCCATTAATGAATACCTCCTCACTCCACACTAATCATAACGCAATAAACTAAATCCCAATAACCAAATCACAAATTTCAAATAAATTACAATAACCAAACACTGTTTGATTATTGGTGCTTGGTCATTGGTTATTATCACATTATTTGTATTATATGGGGTAATCCCCTACCCCTTAATCCTTAATCCTTAATCCCTAGCCCCTCCCTCTTTCATCTTTTCTACAAAGTCAGCATAGAATCTATTTATAGGTAAACTACTATCTTCAGATACCCAACCTGTCTCATCGTAAACAAGTGTAGAGAGCATGATATGAGCTGTTGCAACAGCAGGGAATATCCTCTTTGCAGATACAAGTGGTCCATAAAATAAAAAGTCACTCCATAACAGGGCACTGATTCCATGGGCTGCAGCATCCATTGCAGCGAAGCCATCCTTACCCCACACCTCCCTTGCCTGTTTCCACATATATGTACCATTTGAGGTAGCACAGCCTGCTGGTAACCCGAATTCTTCCTTAATAAGATAATTGGCTATGAGCGAAAATGTGATTGCTGGAAGATTCATAACGGATGTATCCACTAATATTGTCTTAAAATTAGCGTCACCAACAAGATCGAGCAGTCTTCTTAAGGAGGTAATTCTTCCTCTCGGTGTCTGATCCTTATCATCGAACGCCTGAAGCACTACATGTTTTATGCCTAACTCCTTTAGTTCGGCAATCTGTTCTGGGATATCTTTATCCCATGGGGTAATACCGTTATATAGTAGTCTATCCTGAAGCCCGAGACTTGCAGCATATCTTGCAGAGGCAAGCCTTATCTTAGAGACCCATATATCAATTGCAAATGGCATATCTGTAATTTCTATGAAAAAATCTATGTATGCCTTCATCTCATCAACAGAGTTTGCAACCATCGCAATCAATCCTGGAATGCCTGTCTGCGATGTCAGTTCTTCCTGACGCAGTATATATTCCTTTGCCTTATCCTTATCAAACTGTGGTCCCTTTCTGTCTATTAAAAGCCTATCCCCTTTTTGAAACAGTGAGGCTATCAAAAGTGGAGGATTTTCTCCTGGCTGACCTCCAACCTTTATATTACCGATATTAAAGACCTTCTGTTCTTTATCGAATCGGAACAATATTTGCCTCCTCCAATGTCACCCTGAATTTATTTCAGGGTCTCGTGTCTGTAGATTCTGAAACAAGTTCAGAATGACAATTCACGATTCAATGTTGGGCGAGGCTTTGCCTCGCCCGCATTCACTTTTCACTCCTCACTTTTCACTGTCTTTAATATACCCCATGGTCAAACTTCGGCTGTGGCAGATATTCCCACGGTTCACCTTTTGAGTATTTATCAGCAATATCTAAGGTCTTTAATGCATATTCAAATGCATAGGGAATCCCTGGGCCACCCGGGACGAAACCTGCCCCGATCATACCTACAGCAACCGCTTCAAAAATCTCCATCGTAGTTGCACCTGCTTTTATCGCAGGAATCACATGGATCAGGCACCTTGGAGAACACCATGACACTCCGATAGCAGTAAACATCAATTCCTTCATCTTCTTGGAAATCGCTCCATCACCAAATATTGTGGCATAAAAATCAGCAAATGTCTTTCCTGGCTCAGGGGTGACCGTATTTATTATCTTAAACATCCTCGGTAAAAACCCCATGAGGTCTTCCATATATTTATTTACCTCTTCGGTAGTCATCTTCTTCTCTGCCATTTTCCTCCCCTCCTTTTCTTTACCCCGTTAGAAAGAATAAATAGTTAGCGAGGAGCTCGAGTCCCCACCCGAGCTTTCTAACGGGGTAAACCAAAAAGCCAATCAAATATTCCCATCATCCTACCTCCTTATCAAGACTATTAAAACTTACCACCCCCTTTCGGTATAATCTGTCATTCTGAGCCCTTCGCTTCCTGTCATTCTGAGGGGCGTAGCCCCGAAGAATCTCCTTCAGTCGCTCAGGATAGACTCCGCGAAGAATCTTGATTTGAGACCCTTTTCTTCGGCTCAGGGTGACACTAAAGAATCTAATTAAGTTTCCATCCCCTCGCAATATTTACAAATGTCTCGACATTTTTTACTGGAACTGTAGGCGGTATATCACAGCCTGGCATCAAAACAAACCCACCCTCAAGTCCTGCAGTCTCTATACATCTTAGGCATACCACCTCTACATCTGAAGGTGTTCCATTGTTTAGTACCGCTACAGGATTAACATTCCCGGCAAAACATATCTTCCCTGAGAGTTCAGCTTTCGCCTTCGCAATATCTACCTTATGATCCAGACTTATACAGTCAGCACCCATCTTCGGGAAGAGGTCAAGCCTGTCTGATGTATCACCACAGATATGCACAAGAACCTTTACACCTTTTGTCTTTGCCCATGAGGTAAACTTCTGTAGATAAGGAAGTGCAAAGTTCTCAAACTGTTTTCTCGAGATGAGGTCTCCAGAGGCTGTTGGATCAGCAAGGCTTATCATTTTTATAATACCTCGTTCTACAAGGTCGGCATAAAACTTTATGTTTAGGTCCGCAGCAAAATCAACAACCCTTTTCACAAATTCAGGGGTCTTAAATGTCCCCCGCATCATCCTCTCTACCCCAAATATCTGTGCACCCAAAGTAAAAGGACCCCATGCGGTAGCAGTGACAACAAACTCATCACCTATTGCCCGCGAAACCAACTCAGTAGCCTCCCAGATAGCTCTTACGGTTGCGCTATTTTTAAGTCCCTCAAGGTCAAGTCGGTCGAGATCACTTTCTGTATCAACCAATGGTTCTTCGAGGTCTGGGGCACCAATCTCTCTATATTTAATCCTTCCACCGAGTGCGGCTGCATGGAAATTATTATACCCGGAACCAACATAAACAATATCCGAAAGTGATTTTCTTGAAAAAGAAATGATCATATCTGCCATTCCTTTTGCATCCTCTGCAAGGGATTTAAAAGAGTTTCCTGTATTATACATCGTAAACATCCCACCCCCGAAAAGGGCTACGGGAACCCGTTCTGGCTTACCAAGCTCAAATGCTGTAAATATTACCTCCTTTGGTGTCATAACACACCTCCGCATTATCTTTCTTAAAATATTTTAATAAGATTTTGGGGTTAGATTCTGTCAGGAAGGCGACAATTTGAACTGTTTAGGCGACTTGATTCTCTTTCCTCTTTACTTCAAACTTTGTTCCTACATGTTTTGCAAGCAACCGGAGGTCCTTTATCAGTATCTCTTTGTTTGTCAAAATGATAAGCCCTTCGTCTTTAAGGTTATTGAGAGCCTCTGTAACTGTCTGTCTTGATGCACCTACGAGGTCTGCAATAGTCTGGTGGGTTAATTTAAAGTTTATCTTTACAAAACCATTTTCA harbors:
- a CDS encoding ABC transporter ATP-binding protein, whose protein sequence is MELKVKDIWKSFNSTTEGESIDVLKGVSFTVSEGKFICIIGPSGCGKTTLLRIVSGLDKPTKGEVILGDREIIAPVREIGHIFQEPALLPWRTVLRNVEFGLEVAGVQRQERRQKAIASLELVELDGFGEFYPKEISGGMKQKVVLAMALVVEPKVLLMDEPFVSLDCQTRNYMQEVLLHLWEKTKKTVIFVTHNVDEAVFLGDEIICLTSRPAGIGRALKVDIPRPRDRTSPELNRVRKEILEFLAEERKKTTNTSSIVYRREYGT
- a CDS encoding tetrahydromethanopterin S-methyltransferase subunit H — its product is MFRFDKEQKVFNIGNIKVGGQPGENPPLLIASLFQKGDRLLIDRKGPQFDKDKAKEYILRQEELTSQTGIPGLIAMVANSVDEMKAYIDFFIEITDMPFAIDIWVSKIRLASARYAASLGLQDRLLYNGITPWDKDIPEQIAELKELGIKHVVLQAFDDKDQTPRGRITSLRRLLDLVGDANFKTILVDTSVMNLPAITFSLIANYLIKEEFGLPAGCATSNGTYMWKQAREVWGKDGFAAMDAAAHGISALLWSDFLFYGPLVSAKRIFPAVATAHIMLSTLVYDETGWVSEDSSLPINRFYADFVEKMKEGGARD
- a CDS encoding AbrB/MazE/SpoVT family DNA-binding domain-containing protein is translated as MPTTVKVKEKFQVTIPEKVREAIPLKVGEKVEVIARGNEIVIRPVIEIPREQSWYWTKEWQEQVNRARRELREGKYRRFKSVKEARKLFGD
- a CDS encoding carboxymuconolactone decarboxylase family protein, with the translated sequence MAEKKMTTEEVNKYMEDLMGFLPRMFKIINTVTPEPGKTFADFYATIFGDGAISKKMKELMFTAIGVSWCSPRCLIHVIPAIKAGATTMEIFEAVAVGMIGAGFVPGGPGIPYAFEYALKTLDIADKYSKGEPWEYLPQPKFDHGVY
- a CDS encoding ABC transporter permease is translated as MRQIYKSFKYIPVFIAIIIWQVVSSYGVIPENRLPSPLSIIGGLIELLIKGLPPGYNLAGHCLGSLKRVLSGVAIALITALPLGMFMGYWGLVRDILRPFVELIRPIPPLAWVPIAILWFGIGDKSASFIIFLSAFFPILLNTITGVLSINIRLIESSMILGAKKGDLFLKVLTPGAMPSIITGIRIAVGIGWMTLVAAEFTGIKSGYGLGYMIMTARDIQRPDQIIAGMVVIGLIGYGMDLLIRKIEGRVLRWR
- a CDS encoding MtaA/CmuA family methyltransferase; this encodes MALGPRERVMRLLDGERIEPVPCFSGMGNITVAGLSMYNLRFAALHGDADAMAKAAATTYKLYGFECAVVPFDLCVEAEVLGCEINVYPHSEDILYPTIKKKIISNEEDMTKIVVPDSLNDKGRIPVVVSAIKQLKAELGSEIAIGSYVLGPFTLAGQIMELNDLLKLSFKKQALVNQMLESLADVSIGVARIFRDAGADYITVREMGATSDVLNPRTFKSLIQPHLRRIFDNIGHPSVLHICGKTNDIVEYMVECGSDAISVEQKNDITLTRERLGKDAFVFGNIDPYNVLVTGSIDDIKASVITSIKSGVDAVWPGCDIWPTAPAENMRMIVRTAKEVQR
- a CDS encoding HD domain-containing phosphohydrolase, encoding MIPWIRGHHERFDGKGYPDGLKGEEIPLQARIL
- a CDS encoding ABC transporter substrate-binding protein encodes the protein MRKILGILSILLVILYTGFSMASSKKVRLGYLHNDLHHLAVWVAIDKGFFRDEGIEVEVAGIFKAGPEEMSAFASKSIDVGYLGVAPSITGVANKFADVKAVAMANTEGSAIIVRKDSTIMTVKDLKGKTVAIPGYSTVQDFLLRKALEREGIDPKRVNIIVIKPPEMITALDTKQIDAFIAWEPHPSKAITMGIGRTLIPSSKIWKGHPCCVVAVEGTFYRDNPDVIKAFLKAHVRATEHINKNLDEAVRIGMKFTGMDEATIRQAMKNIKYHYFINEGDIKEYIKYLIKFGYIKPLNIDTFIDVYMEMKAISEVR
- a CDS encoding 4Fe-4S dicluster domain-containing protein, which produces MKTSKNKITEDLSKIQLVELDACVRCGECLKWCPVYEALKDKTITTPEKIAGYRDMVQSANSLMAILSGEVSLSDEKMKHLAEALYKWIT
- a CDS encoding corrinoid protein encodes the protein MEESKKQELFKRLAEGVVKFDEDMVKGAAQEVLDNGIDAYEAIFNGLVVGMEEVGKLFESQEYFVPEVLMCADALYAGLDILKPHVHKKDIGIKGSVVIGTVEGDVHDIGKNIVKMMFDIAGFTVYDLGKDVPLDKFVEEQLRTDSDLVCLSAMMTTTMVGMKKVIDKIKARNPNVKIMIGGAPLSKDLADRWGADGYAKDATNALKDAVNMISSLRKMREEVKGYKD
- a CDS encoding uroporphyrinogen decarboxylase family protein produces the protein MTPKEVIFTAFELGKPERVPVALFGGGMFTMYNTGNSFKSLAEDAKGMADMIISFSRKSLSDIVYVGSGYNNFHAAALGGRIKYREIGAPDLEEPLVDTESDLDRLDLEGLKNSATVRAIWEATELVSRAIGDEFVVTATAWGPFTLGAQIFGVERMMRGTFKTPEFVKRVVDFAADLNIKFYADLVERGIIKMISLADPTASGDLISRKQFENFALPYLQKFTSWAKTKGVKVLVHICGDTSDRLDLFPKMGADCISLDHKVDIAKAKAELSGKICFAGNVNPVAVLNNGTPSDVEVVCLRCIETAGLEGGFVLMPGCDIPPTVPVKNVETFVNIARGWKLN
- a CDS encoding ASKHA domain-containing protein, which encodes MGHKVIFQPSGRRGIIDEGKTLLEAARELGVDLESVCGGKQTCGKCKVRIDEGYFEKDAIDSRMSHLSLLSDNEKKFIKPEDGPNVRLACATETYGDVKIYVPEKSRAGKQVVRKTATERAIALMPAVKKYHIELIPPTLHDLTVGDSERVISALKERYGLNITAIDYPVLVQLQDALRGGRWEITVSVWMDREIIKVEPGFIEDTYGIAVDVGTTTVVGYLCDLITGKVLSTESMMNPQVPYGEDVMSRITYAMMNPDGLAEMQKAIIDGLNHIITSAVKSLECNKGGKKCRNEDVIDMTIVFNTAMHHIFLGFNPEHIGKVPFIPAVQTSLNIKARDMGIKINESSYIHVLPIEAGFVGADNVGVLIAEEPYNQDSMELIIDIGTNGELLLGNREKIYSTSCATGPAFEGAQIKFGMRAAPGAIEHVKIDPDTKEVMFKVIGKADWHTHLEKANAKGICGSGIIDAVAEMFRRGIITKSGNFNQDLNTPRFRKDSEGKPEFVIAWADETSIGTDITVSIVDIRAIQLAKAALYAGAKLLMHKLGIKKIDKVILAGAFGSYINKESAMIMGMFPDCDIDSVYAIGNAAGDGARIALLNVDKRNEADKKAREVNFVEIAVDPNFQKEFVEAMHFPHMKDAFPHLEKVLKRDVEISA